In Thermodesulfobacteriota bacterium, the following are encoded in one genomic region:
- a CDS encoding glutamate-cysteine ligase family protein — MKGPGLFAGFGLELEYMLVDAGSLAVLPKVDQLLAAAAGAEVADEVERGAFAWSNELALHVVEIKNREPVPELAGLEEGLQAEVRALAGQAAALGGRLLPSGMHPWMDPVRETRLWPHGQQEIYRAYHRIFGCQGHGWGNLQSVHLNLAFQGDTEFARLHAGLRLLLPLMPALAASSPFVEGRPAGRLDSRLGFYRENQRRIPAIIGQVVPEPVYSQAAYEAEILAATYRQIRPFDPAGLLQHEWLNSRGVIARFERSALEVRVLDIQECPLADVSIAVAIVAVLRALVAERWSDWASQAAMPTESLARLFHQAVDEADGLVIRDRDYLDLLGCTGTGAVTAAEVWGEMLALAVPPEPYRGTVARMLRRGPLARRLLRAAGPEPSRAVLVDLYRELADCLAAGELFRA; from the coding sequence ATGAAGGGGCCGGGGCTTTTTGCCGGCTTCGGCCTGGAGCTGGAGTATATGCTGGTGGACGCCGGCAGCCTGGCGGTGCTGCCCAAGGTGGACCAGCTCCTGGCCGCCGCGGCCGGGGCCGAGGTCGCCGACGAGGTGGAGCGGGGGGCCTTCGCCTGGTCCAACGAGCTGGCCCTCCATGTGGTGGAGATCAAGAACCGCGAGCCGGTGCCTGAGCTGGCCGGTCTGGAAGAAGGGCTGCAGGCCGAGGTCCGGGCCCTGGCCGGCCAGGCCGCGGCCCTGGGGGGGCGCCTCCTGCCCTCGGGGATGCACCCGTGGATGGATCCGGTCCGGGAGACCAGGCTCTGGCCCCACGGCCAGCAGGAGATCTACCGGGCCTACCACCGGATCTTCGGCTGCCAGGGCCATGGCTGGGGCAACCTCCAGAGCGTGCACCTCAACCTCGCCTTCCAGGGCGACACCGAATTCGCCCGTCTCCATGCGGGGTTAAGGCTGCTGTTGCCCCTCATGCCCGCCCTGGCCGCCAGCTCCCCCTTTGTGGAAGGCCGGCCCGCCGGCCGGCTGGACAGCCGCCTGGGCTTCTACCGGGAGAACCAGCGCCGGATCCCGGCCATCATCGGCCAGGTCGTGCCGGAGCCGGTTTACTCCCAGGCGGCCTACGAAGCCGAGATCCTGGCGGCCACCTACCGGCAGATCCGGCCCTTTGATCCCGCAGGTCTCCTCCAGCACGAGTGGCTCAACTCCCGGGGGGTGATTGCCCGTTTCGAGCGCAGCGCCCTGGAGGTGCGGGTCCTGGATATCCAGGAATGCCCTCTGGCCGATGTCAGCATCGCCGTGGCCATCGTCGCGGTCCTGCGGGCCCTGGTGGCGGAGCGCTGGTCGGACTGGGCCAGCCAGGCGGCCATGCCCACCGAGTCCCTGGCCCGGCTTTTCCACCAGGCGGTGGATGAGGCAGACGGCCTGGTGATCCGGGATCGTGACTATCTGGACCTCCTGGGGTGCACCGGCACCGGCGCTGTCACCGCGGCCGAGGTCTGGGGGGAGATGCTGGCCCTCGCCGTTCCACCAGAGCCCTACCGGGGAACCGTGGCGCGGATGCTGCGCCGGGGTCCCCTGGCCCGGCGGCTTCTGAGAGCTGCAGGCCCTGAGCCAAGCCGAGCCGTCCTTGTCGACCTCTACCGGGAGCTGGCCGACTGCCTGGCGGCGGGAGAGCTCTTCCGGGCCTGA